A single window of Cucumis sativus cultivar 9930 unplaced genomic scaffold, Cucumber_9930_V3 scaffold114, whole genome shotgun sequence DNA harbors:
- the LOC116405515 gene encoding LOW QUALITY PROTEIN: coatomer subunit beta-1-like (The sequence of the model RefSeq protein was modified relative to this genomic sequence to represent the inferred CDS: inserted 3 bases in 3 codons) — MEKSCTXLVHFDKGXPAMANEIKEALEGNDIDSKIEALKKAIMLLLNGETIPQLFITIIRYVLPSDDHTIQKLLLLYLEIIDKTDSRGKVLPEMILICQNLRNNLQHPNEYIRGVTLRFLCRLNETEIIEPLIPSILTNLEHRHPFVRRNAVLAVMSVYKLPQGEQLLDSAPEIIEKFLTSEQDNSSKRNAFLMLFNCAQERAINYLFTNIDRMTDWGEQLQMVVLELIRKVCRANKAEKGKYIKIIISLLNAPSTAVIYECAGTLVSLSSAPTAIRAAANTYCQLLLSQSDNNVKLIVLDRLNELKTSHREIMVELVMDVLRALSSPNLDIRRKTIDIALELITPRNIDEVVMSLKKEVVKTQSGEHEKNGEYRQMLVQAIHTCAIKFPEVASTVVHLLMDFLSDTNVASAMDVVVFVREIIETNPKLRVSIITRLLDTFYQIRAARVCSCALWIIGEYCLSLSEVESGISTIKTCLGDLPFYTASEEGEAQESSKTSQQVSSTTVSSRRPAILADGTYATQSAALETAMSPPTLVQGSLSSIGNLRSLILSGDFFLGAVVACTLTKLVLRLEEVQPSKVEVNRTFTQALLIMVSMLQLGESSFLPHPIDSDSRDRIVLCIRLLSNTGDEVRKIWLQSCRQSFVXMLAEKQRHETEEIKARAQISHAQPDDLIDFYHLKSRKGMSQLELEDEVQDDLKRATGEFTKEGDDANKLNRILQLTGFSDPVYAEAYVTVHHYDIVLDVTVINRTKETLQNLCLELATMGDLKLVERPQNYTLAPESSKQIKANIKVSSTETGVIFGNIVYETSSNVLERTVIVLNDIHIDIMDYISPASCTDVAFRAMWAEFEWENKVAVNTIIQDEKEFLNHIMKSTNMKCLTPISALEGECGFLAANLYAKSVFGEDALVNVSIEKQVDSKLSGYIRIRSKTQGIALSLGDKITLKQKGGS, encoded by the exons ATGGAGAAGTCGTGCA TTTTGGTGCACTTCGACAAGG ACCCAGCCATGGCGAATGAGATCAAGGAAGCTTTGGAAGGGAATGACATTGATTCCAAGATTGAAGCATTGAAAAAAGCGATTATGTTGTTGCTCAATGGTGAAACCATTCCTCAACTTTTCATCACAATTATACGCTACGTTCTTCCTTCTGATGACCACACCATCCAGAAACTCCTCCTTCTTTATTTGGAAATCATTGACAAGACCGATTCACGAGGTAAAGTTTTGCCGGAGATGATTCTTATTTGCCAGAACCTACGTAACAACCTTCAGCATCCTAACGAGTATATTCGTGGGGTTACCCTCCGATTTCTCTGCCGTTTGAATGAAACTGAGATCATTGAGCCCCTGATCCCTTCCATTCTCACCAATTTGGAGCATCGCCACCCATTTGTTCGTCGGAATGCGGTGCTTGCTGTCATGTCCGTTTACAAACTTCCTCAAGGGGAGCAATTACTGGATAGTGCACCTGAGATCATCGAGAAGTTCTTGACCTCTGAGCAGGACAATTCCAGTAAGAGAAATGCTTTTCTTATGCTCTTCAATTGTGCTCAAGAAAGGGCTATCAATTACCTCTTTACTAACATCGATAGGATGACTGATTGGGGTGAGCAGCTTCAGATGGTTGTCTTAGAATTAATTAGGAAGGTTTGCCGGGCCAATAAGGCTGAGAAAGGCAAATATATTAAGATCATTATATCGTTGTTGAATGCCCCATCAACTGCTGTCATTTATGAGTGTGCTGGTACTCTTGTGTCTCTTTCCTCAGCTCCCACGGCTATTAGAGCCGCTGCGAATACTTACTGCCAGCTTTTGCTCTCCCAAAGTGATAATAATGTTAAGCTTATTGTTCTTGATAGGCTCAATGAGCTTAAGACATCTCATAGGGAGATAATGGTCGAACTAGTAATGGATGTGCTTCGCGCACTTTCCAGCCCAAATCTTGATATTAGGAGGAAAACGATTGATATTGCCCTTGAATTGATTACTCCTAGGAATATTGATGAAGTTGTTATGTCGCTGAAGAAGGAGGTGGTGAAGACTCAAAGTGGAGAGCATGAGAAGAATGGGGAATATAGGCAAATGCTGGTGCAGGCTATTCATACTTGTGCAATTAAGTTCCCTGAGGTTGCCAGCACAGTGGTACATCTCTTGATGGATTTCTTGAGCGATACCAATGTAGCTTCAGCAAtggatgttgttgtttttgtaCGTGAGATCATTGAGACAAATCCCAAGTTGCGAGTTTCTATCATTACACGACTGTTGGATACATTCTATCAGATTCGTGCAGCGAGGGTGTGTTCTTGTGCACTTTGGATTATTGGAGAGTACTGTCTCTCGCTCTCTGAAGTTGAGAGTGGAATCTCTACCATCAAAACTTGTCTTGGTGACCTTCCTTTCTACACAGCTTCAGAGGAAGGAGAGGCACAAGAGTCTTCAAAAACTTCACAACAAGTAAGCTCAACCACAGTATCCTCGAGAAGGCCTGCCATTCTTGCAGATGGAACCTATGCAACCCAAAGTGCTGCACTTGAGACTGCAATGTCTCCACCTACCCTTGTTCAGGGTTCCCTATCCTCTATTGGAAATTTGAGATCCTTAATTCTTTCTGGCGACTTTTTCCTTGGGGCAGTTGTGGCTTGTACGCTTACAAAGCTTGTTTTGAGGCTAGAGGAGGTTCAGCCTTCCAAAGTCGAAGTGAACAGAACCTTCACTCAGGCATTATTGATCATGGTTTCTATGTTGCAACTGGGTGaatcttcatttcttcccCATCCAATTGATAGTGACTCACGTGATAGGATTGTCCTCTGTATTAGACTGCTAAGCAATACTGGTGATGAAGTGAGGAAGATATGGTTGCAATCTTGCAGACAGAGCTTTG AAATGCTGGCTGAAAAGCAGCGCCATGAAACTGAAGAGATAAAAGCCAGGGCTCAGATATCCCATGCACAGCCAGATGATCTAATTGATTTTTACCACTTAAAGAGCAGGAAG GGTATGAGTCAGCTAGAACTGGAAGATGAGGTCCAAGATGATCTTAAGCGTGCTACTGGAGAGTTTACAAAGGAGGGCGATGATGCCAACAAACTCAACCGCATTCTTCAACTAACTGGATTCAGTGATCCTGTTTATGCAGAAGCTTATGTCACTGTTCATCATTATGACATTGTTCTTGATGTTACAGTGATTAATAGAACCAAAGAAACTCTTCAGAATTTGTGCCTTGAGTTGGCCACTATGGGTGACCTCAAACTTGTTGAACGCCCTCAAAACTATACGCTTGCTCCGGAGTCAAGTAAACAAATAAAGGCTAACATCAAGGTTTCTTCTACTGAAACAGGAGTCATATTTGGTAACATCGTATATGAGACTTCTTCTAATGTGCTAGAGAGAACAGTCATAGTTCTTAATGATATCCACATAGATATCATGGATTATATTTCTCCTGCATCCTGCACTGATGTGGCATTTAGAGCAATGTGGGCTGAATTTGAGTGGGAAAACAAG GTCGCTGTGAATACAATAATTCAAGATGAGAAGGAATTCCTAAACCACATTATGAAGTCAACGAATATGAAGTGCTTGACACCAAT ATCGGCATTAGAAGGTGAATGTGGTTTTCTTGCTGCTAACCTTTACGCAAAGAGTGTTTTTGGAGAAGATGCATTAGTGAATGTGAGCATTGAAAAACAAGTAGACAGCAAGTTAAGTGGATACATCAGGATAAGAAGCAAGACTCAAGGTATTGCTCTCAGTCTTGGTGATAAGATCACTTTGAAACAGAAGGGAGGCTCATga
- the LOC116405524 gene encoding LOW QUALITY PROTEIN: D-3-phosphoglycerate dehydrogenase 2, chloroplastic-like (The sequence of the model RefSeq protein was modified relative to this genomic sequence to represent the inferred CDS: inserted 1 base in 1 codon; deleted 1 base in 1 codon), which yields MASSSSNSLFSSPHFTSFNRSFHSKPPLLSFSTSSRFENSGILAFVSQNSDLLDPTSPNDRSTILVAEKLGEAGLELLRSFGNVVCAYDLSPEELCAKISSCDALIVRSGTKVNRQVFEAAKGRLKVVGRAGVGIDNVDLQAATEFGCLVVNAPTANTIAAXEHGIALLTSMARNVAQADASMKAGKWERNKYVGVSLVGKTLAVMGFGKVGSEVARRAKGLGMQVIAHDPYAPVDRARAIGVELVSFNQAISTADFISLHMPLTPTTSKVFNDDTFGLMKKGARLINVARGGVIDEDALVRALDSGAVAQAALDVFVEEPPPKDSKLVQHKNVTVTPHLGASTKEAQEGVAIEIAEAVVGALNGELSATAVNAPMVPPEVLSELAPYVVLAEKLGRLAVQLVAGGSGIKSVKVVYRSGRAPDDLDTRLLRAMITKGIIEPISDSHINLVNADFTAKQKGLRISEERVLVDAPPEFPVESIQIVVSEVESKFAGAVTEKGEVVIEGKVKYGVPHLRRVGSFDVDVSLEGNLILCRQVDQPGMIGQVGNILGENNVNVNFMSVGRTLRRKRAIMAIGMDEEPNKDTLKKIGQVPAIEEFVFLNL from the exons ATggcttcctcttcttcaaacTCCCTCTTCTCCTCTCCCCATTTCACCTCCTTCAACAGATCTTTTCATTCCAAACCCCCTCTCCTCTCCTTCTCCACCTCCTCT CGTTTTGAAAACTCTGGAATCCTCGCATTCGTGTCCCAGAACTCTGATCTCCTTGACCCCACTTCCCCAAATGACAGATCCACCATTTTGGTGGCCGAGAAACTTGGAGAAGCTGGTCTTGAGCTTCTCCGGAGCTTTGGGAATGTTGTCTGCGCTTACGACCTCTCTCCCGAAGAACTTTGCGCCAAGATCTCTTCCTGCGACGCCTTGATTGTTCGAAGTGGTACTAAGGTGAATCGGCAGGTGTTTGAAGCTGCTAAAGGGCGTTTGAAAGTTGTTGGAAGAGCCGGCGTTGGTATTGACAATGTGGATCTACAGGCCGCTACTGAGTTTGGTTGTCTCGTTGTTAATGCCCCAACTGCCAACACCATCGCCG GCGAGCATGGAATTGCCTTGCTTACTTCCATGGCTCGAAACGTCGCTCAGGCCGATGCCTCCATGAAAGCAG GAAAATGGGAACGGAACAAGTACGTCGGAGTTTCATTGGTGGGAAAAACACTAGCTGTAATGGGATTCGGGAAAGTTGGATCGGAAGTGGCGAGACGAGCAAAGGGATTAGGAATGCAAGTGATAGCACACGACCCATACGCACCAGTGGACAGAGCAAGAGCCATCGGAGTGGAATTAGTGTCATTTAATCAAGCAATATCCACCGCCGATTTCATTTCGCTTCATATGCCGCTGACTCCCACAACTTCAAAGGTTTTCAATGACGATACATTTGGTTTGATGAAGAAAGGAGCTCGTTTGATTAACGTTGCCAGAGGAGGTGTTATTGATGAAGATGCACTTGTTAGAGCACTGGATAGTGGAGCTGTTGCTCAG GCGGCACTTGATGTGTTTGTGGAAGAGCCACCGCCGAAAGACAGCAAGTTAGTGCAGCACAAGAATGTTACAGTCACGCCGCATCTTGGAGCGAGCACCAAGGAGGCTCAG gaAGGCGTTGCCATTGAAATAGCCGAAGCTGTGGTCGGAGCATTGAACGGTGAACTCTCTGCCACTGCTGTCAACGCTCCCATGGTCCCTCCAGAG GTGTTATCGGAGTTGGCACCGTACGTGGTACTAGCAGAGAAACTGGGGCGGTTGGCAGTACAATTGGTGGCGGGAGGCAGTGGAATCAAATCAGTAAAAGTAGTATATAGATCAGGACGAGCCCCAGACGATTTAGACACAAGGCTATTACGAGCAATGATCACAAAAGGTATAATCGAACCCATTTCGGACAGCCACATAAACCTAGTGAACGCAGATTTCACGGCGAAGCAAAAGGGGCTCCGGATAAGCGAGGAGCGAGTGTTGGTGGACGCGCCGCCGGAGTTTCCAGTAGAATCAATCCAAATAGTGGTGTCGGAGGTGGAGTCGAAGTTTGCG GGCGCAGTGACAGAGAAGGGTGAGGTGGTGATAGAAGGAAAAGTGAAATACGGAGTGCCACATCTAAGACGTGTAGGGTCGTTTGACGTGGATGTGAGTTTGGAAGGGAATCTAATCCTGTGCCGACAAGTGGATCAACCAGGAATGATCGGACAGGTGGGAAATATACTGGGAGAGAATAATGTGAATGTGAATTTTATGAGTGTTGGGAGAACGTTGAGGAGGAAAAGGGCTATTATGGCAATTGGTATGGATGAAGAACCTAACAAGGACACACTAAAGAAAATTGGACAAGTCCCTGCTATCGAAGAGTTTGTGTTTTTGAACCTATAG